The following DNA comes from Quercus robur chromosome 1, dhQueRobu3.1, whole genome shotgun sequence.
tattctaaaaaaaaatctgcagcatctacttcttcttctgtttatttttctctcagtTGTTTCCTCATTGCAATTTCAAGTTTGCAATTcgcaccatttttttttttttctttccttcagtTTAAGCATGCAACAACACATCCAGAGTAAAAACAGGTGAGCccattctttcttttcctttatattACTCACgtactatatttttattattattacattaatattttaaaatctcaGGTCAAAATCCATATTAATCGAatattagttacttttttttattcattaattcatttttgtatgtaattttaaaattttaaataataaaaagcttcaaatttaaatattatatgaaTGTGATAGTTATTACTTTCTAATTGCATGTTAGATATAAAGAGATAATTGAATGGTGAATGTGAAAAAACATTgtcaattaataaaaattgcaaCAACATAAATCAACTCTCCTTGGAAGATCCATTCATTcttttttacaattaaaaacaaaaacaagtttctaaaaaaaaaacaaaaacaatattggAAACATTATTATCCTATTATTAGACAACTAACTAAAGAAACTGAACCTTTCTATTACTGTTCCCTCCTTCCTCACCGATTTCAGATCCCCCTTTTATTCTCTGTCTCTCTCGACATTGTAACTGTGTAACTCTTTTCTCTATCTTCCTCTTCATCAACTTTGTCAACCTGTTCTTGCCTAGTTAAAAGGGAAGATAACAACACATTCTTTCATGGTGTCAAACGTGTCAGACATGGCCGCGGCCGGAGAGGGATCATCATCGAAATGGATTCTTGAAAGCATTGAGATTGATCCACTGGTGGACGTTCCTATAGAAAACAATGAGCCAGATGAGACTACCAGCCCATGCAAACctttgaaacaaataaaatccttGAAGAAAAGCATTAGTAGTGTAAGGAAAAGGAATGGTATCCAAAGTAACAACAATGTACCTAGGATGGGAAGAATGGCATCTGGGGCATCTAGAGGCCTCAAGAGCTTACGCTTCCTCGACCGGACAACGACTGGGAAAGAAGCCGACGCGTGGAGGTCCGTTGAGAAGCGCTTCAATCAACATGCACCCGATGGGAGCCTCTGCAGAGACAAATTTGGAACTTGCATTGgtaaattgaaacaaaaaactATGTATTTGTTTTAATGGAATACAATGTGAGACTTTcaattcttatttttaaatttatttataggaATGGGAGCAGAATCAAAGGACTTTGCCGGGGAATTATATGATGCCTTAGCAAGGCGCAGGCAAATATGCACAACGAATGGGATAACAAGAGAAGAGTTGAGAATGTTTTGGGAGGACATGACTAACCAAGACCTTGATTCTAGGCTTCAAATATTCTTTGACATGTAAGTAACTTTCTTTTGTCTCTTTGGCATATATCATGCATAATAATGAGGCATAAACCAGAATGAGGAATGTAGAAAATGTATTTCAGGTGTGACAAGAATGGGGATGGGAAGCTGTCAGAGGATGAGGTGAAGGAGGTGAGGAAAAAGACCTATAAGAATTTATTGTTTCTATCCTCTCtgttttcttcttaaaatgttCATGAGTCGGAATTCTGAAAATTGTTATGTAAAAGGTTATAGTTTTGAGCGCCTCTGCAAACAAGCTAGGAAATCTTAAAAAGCAAGCCACGATATATGCATCTTTAATCATGGAAGAGCTTGATCCTGACCATCAAGGGTATATAGAGGTAAAAGATCTTTAATTTTTGAAGCTCCTTTAGTTTCcattcttcttgtttttttacCATTCCTGGTATACATGTAGAGGCAAAGCATTTCTTCTAAGTTTCTGTTCCAAACAGATGTGGCAACTAGAAACTCTACTAAGGGGAATGGTGAGCTCTGAAGATGGAGGTAACCAGAAACTTTCCAAGAGAACCCAAACTCTAACAAGGGCTATGATCCCCAAGAGATACAGAACTCCTGTTAGCAGATTCTTATCTGAAACTGGGGAACGTATACATGATAATTGGAGGAGAATATGGGTTGTCACATTGTGGTTAACCATCAACTTGGTCCTTTATCTTTGGAAGTTCAATCAATACAAGCACCATGGGGCATTCCAAATCATGGGTTATTGTGTCTGCATTGCCAAGGGTGCAGCCGAGACTCTGAAGTTCAATATGGCTCTCATCCTTTTTCCTGTTTGTAGAAAGACTCTTACTAAGTTTAGGTCAACATTTCTCAGTAGCTTAGTTCCTTTTGACGACAATATAAATTTCCACAAGTTATATGCACTAGGAATAGCCGTTGGGACTTTTGTTCATGCTACAGTGCACATAACTTGTGATTTTACAAGGTTGGTATCATGTCCAAAGGAAAAGTTCATGACAATTCTAGGGTCTGATTTCAATTACAAACAGCCAAGTTACATGGATTTGGTGGAAAGTACCCCAGGTGTAACTGGGATTCTAATGGTCATTATAATGGTTTTCTCCTTCACATTGGCCACACATTCGTTTAGAAGAAATGTCATCAAGTTACCATGGCCTCTCAACAATTTGGCCGGGTTCAATTCCTTCTGGTATGCACATCATTTGCTGGTGCTGGCATATATCCTCTTGGTCATCCATGGCTACTTCTTGTTCCTCACAAAGGACTGGCAGAATAAGACGGTATGTATTGATTTTCAGTAATAGAGATATCCTAGTATTTGCAACTTCTCCATTGAGCATATTCTAGTTCAATCACATATTATTCAATAAATTGTCAATAATctattctataaaattatacaaaataacTTCAAATTTTGGAATGACAACATATATTTCATTATCAAACAGGCATACATAGGGAACAACAAACATAGTCTTCCTGGATTTCATCTTTATACTTCTGATAATATATATTGCCATTGGCTTCttgatattttcataaaaatttccCAACTAATTATAACTCCTTCCTTGTTGCTGGTTTAATACGAGTGTCACCGTGGCATCTTAATTGTGTTCCACAAATGATTTTTGCTCACTTAGTGCTGCTTTTCAACATTAAGCATTGCTCTTTCCTTTATCTACTTTCAGTCTTAATTAAGTCTTCCGGAAGTCCTTGGAACTCTCACTAAATTCTGTTTCTCACTTCATACGTGAATACCATATTCTAAATCATTCCTGAGGAGAACTATATCTCTAGTCTGCTATCTTTACTTCACTACAGGCCATAACTTGGGGCTGAAAATATGTAGCATTTCCTTTTTATGCAGACATGGATGTATCTTGTTGTCCCTGTACTATTATATGCTAGTGAGAGAGCTTCTACACTAATTAATGAAAGCAATCATCAGGTTGACATCATTAAGGTAAGTGTTATTAACTTCAGGTCAACTTATATACAAATTGAGGAAAATGAAACAAACTCATCCTATTTCTTGGACATTGCAGGCAATCATATACACGGGAAATGTTTTAGCACTATACATGAGCAAACCTCTAGGATTCAAGTATAAAAGTGGAATGTACCTTTTTGTCAAGTGTCCAGATATATCAAACTTTGAATGGTAATAATTCAGATACAATGATAATTAAAGTAACCCATCTGCAATCTCTATACCCAACACTACTCATTTGTTGCAGGCATCCTTTCTCCATCACTTCAGCACCAGGAGATGACTATTTAAGTGTCCACATAAGGACCTTGGGAGACTGGACTACAGAGCTTAAAAACAGATTTGCACAGGTGATGTACACATTACAATTACATGCTACGCACACGCATATTATAATGCCTAAACCACAATAGTAATTAGTAAGTCACCTTTTTCTGAGATCACATTGGAATCATAAACACAGGATTTCAATTCTTCCTTATGCCTAATGTCTTCCGGACCTTGTAAATTAACATCCTGGAATTTTGAGGCACgtatttcaaattcaatttttctacAACATACTGAATCAAAGAAATGCAGGTCTGTGAGGCCCAAAGTACCCAAACAAGAAGAGGAAGTCTCGTGAGAATGGAAACTAAAGCGTGTCCAAACTATGATATTTCACAATCAGAGTGAGCAGAATCCTAGACAAACCTGTTTCACAATTCTCAGCATGGTATCGTAACTCAAACCTCCTCTTTTTTGTGGCAGATATCCAAGGATCCTTATCAAAGGACCATATGGAGCCCCAGCTCAGGATTACAAGAAGTATGACATCCTTTTGCTAATAGGTCTAGGAATTGGGGCCACTCCATTCATCAGTATTCTAAAAGACCTCTTAAACCATATCAAGCCAACTGACCTTGAAGATGTAAGTCAAAATGCAAaccatatataaatttgttggaGATATGTGGACATATCTGGTATTgactttgaaaaagaatttaaatgCAGGATTCAAGACAAAACAATTCATCATGGTCAAATAAGAAGGGTCCTGAAAGAGCATATTTTTACTGGGTAACAAGGGAACAAGGCTCCTTTGACTGGTTTAAAGGTGTCATGGATGATATTGCAGAGTATGACCACAATGTGGGTTTGAAACATAGAACAACTTCACTTCAAATTTTGTGCATTTACATTAATCAATTGACTCGAACCTTTATGTGATCCTTATATGTTGCAGAATGTAATAGAAATGCACAATTACCTGACTAGTGTCTACGAAGAAGGAGATGCACGGTCTGCACTTATTGCCATGGTGCAGCAACTGCAACATGCTAAGAATGGAGTTGATGTTGTCTCTGAAAGTCGGGTATTAACTCAGTACACAAAAACTGTCATGTGATGCTGTTTTAGTAAATTTTGAGTATGTTATTTAATATGTCATTACTACAGATACGAACACATTTTGCAAGACCCAACTGGAAGAAAGTTTTTTCTGACTTGGCAAGTACACACCAATCATCAGTAATAGGTAATGCCTTTTCTGATAATTTAACAACCAATTATTATGACGATCTTAAGCTGCAAACTATCagttatatattactactagtTGATTATTAAATATGCTGGTGTTGTTGCAGGTGTGTTTTACTGTGGAAGCACTGCACTTACCAAACCACTAAAGAAGCTTTGCCAAGAATTTAGTTTAAACTCATCAACGCGCTTCCACTTCCACAAGGAGAACTTCTAGTTTAGCTATTTCACAATGGCAAAACTTTAGTAGGCAcacactttatttatttatttatttttcatttatttaaagatGTTCCTCTTCTTGTTGTTAGTATTGTACATTCAGAAACGTATAGGCATATGTACA
Coding sequences within:
- the LOC126732774 gene encoding putative respiratory burst oxidase homolog protein H isoform X1, whose protein sequence is MVSNVSDMAAAGEGSSSKWILESIEIDPLVDVPIENNEPDETTSPCKPLKQIKSLKKSISSVRKRNGIQSNNNVPRMGRMASGASRGLKSLRFLDRTTTGKEADAWRSVEKRFNQHAPDGSLCRDKFGTCIGMGAESKDFAGELYDALARRRQICTTNGITREELRMFWEDMTNQDLDSRLQIFFDMCDKNGDGKLSEDEVKEVIVLSASANKLGNLKKQATIYASLIMEELDPDHQGYIEMWQLETLLRGMVSSEDGGNQKLSKRTQTLTRAMIPKRYRTPVSRFLSETGERIHDNWRRIWVVTLWLTINLVLYLWKFNQYKHHGAFQIMGYCVCIAKGAAETLKFNMALILFPVCRKTLTKFRSTFLSSLVPFDDNINFHKLYALGIAVGTFVHATVHITCDFTRLVSCPKEKFMTILGSDFNYKQPSYMDLVESTPGVTGILMVIIMVFSFTLATHSFRRNVIKLPWPLNNLAGFNSFWYAHHLLVLAYILLVIHGYFLFLTKDWQNKTTWMYLVVPVLLYASERASTLINESNHQVDIIKAIIYTGNVLALYMSKPLGFKYKSGMYLFVKCPDISNFEWHPFSITSAPGDDYLSVHIRTLGDWTTELKNRFAQVCEAQSTQTRRGSLVRMETKACPNYDISQSEYPRILIKGPYGAPAQDYKKYDILLLIGLGIGATPFISILKDLLNHIKPTDLEDDSRQNNSSWSNKKGPERAYFYWVTREQGSFDWFKGVMDDIAEYDHNNVIEMHNYLTSVYEEGDARSALIAMVQQLQHAKNGVDVVSESRIRTHFARPNWKKVFSDLASTHQSSVIGVFYCGSTALTKPLKKLCQEFSLNSSTRFHFHKENF
- the LOC126732774 gene encoding putative respiratory burst oxidase homolog protein H isoform X2, translating into MAAAGEGSSSKWILESIEIDPLVDVPIENNEPDETTSPCKPLKQIKSLKKSISSVRKRNGIQSNNNVPRMGRMASGASRGLKSLRFLDRTTTGKEADAWRSVEKRFNQHAPDGSLCRDKFGTCIGMGAESKDFAGELYDALARRRQICTTNGITREELRMFWEDMTNQDLDSRLQIFFDMCDKNGDGKLSEDEVKEVIVLSASANKLGNLKKQATIYASLIMEELDPDHQGYIEMWQLETLLRGMVSSEDGGNQKLSKRTQTLTRAMIPKRYRTPVSRFLSETGERIHDNWRRIWVVTLWLTINLVLYLWKFNQYKHHGAFQIMGYCVCIAKGAAETLKFNMALILFPVCRKTLTKFRSTFLSSLVPFDDNINFHKLYALGIAVGTFVHATVHITCDFTRLVSCPKEKFMTILGSDFNYKQPSYMDLVESTPGVTGILMVIIMVFSFTLATHSFRRNVIKLPWPLNNLAGFNSFWYAHHLLVLAYILLVIHGYFLFLTKDWQNKTTWMYLVVPVLLYASERASTLINESNHQVDIIKAIIYTGNVLALYMSKPLGFKYKSGMYLFVKCPDISNFEWHPFSITSAPGDDYLSVHIRTLGDWTTELKNRFAQVCEAQSTQTRRGSLVRMETKACPNYDISQSEYPRILIKGPYGAPAQDYKKYDILLLIGLGIGATPFISILKDLLNHIKPTDLEDDSRQNNSSWSNKKGPERAYFYWVTREQGSFDWFKGVMDDIAEYDHNNVIEMHNYLTSVYEEGDARSALIAMVQQLQHAKNGVDVVSESRIRTHFARPNWKKVFSDLASTHQSSVIGVFYCGSTALTKPLKKLCQEFSLNSSTRFHFHKENF